One genomic region from Sulfuriflexus mobilis encodes:
- a CDS encoding GFA family protein has protein sequence MKTYNGSCHCGAIKFALNCTAITKGLRCNCSICRRKGTMMLGEAVDEADITIEANPEDIGLYQFDSKIAKHYFCKHCGIYTHHETARYPGKYRVNLGCLDEVDPFALEYDVFDGKNWMPET, from the coding sequence ATGAAAACCTATAACGGTAGTTGTCACTGCGGCGCGATTAAGTTCGCTTTAAACTGTACTGCAATTACAAAAGGCTTACGTTGCAATTGCTCAATTTGCCGTCGCAAGGGCACCATGATGCTGGGCGAAGCCGTAGACGAAGCGGACATTACCATCGAAGCCAACCCGGAAGACATCGGCCTCTATCAGTTCGATAGCAAAATCGCTAAACACTACTTTTGCAAACACTGCGGTATTTATACTCATCACGAAACAGCCCGCTATCCCGGTAAATACCGCGTCAACCTGGGCTGCCTCGATGAAGTCGATCCTTTTGCGCTGGAATATGATGTGTTTGACGGAAAGAATTGGATGCCAGAGACTTAA
- a CDS encoding phosphotransferase enzyme family protein, whose translation MLKAQHSVIRPDSLLTVIKRHYPTIGASDCKILALNCNDNFFIKGKRQDYVFRLNRKDWWPVLDFEEELRFLEFIKRQKISAVVPKRNKHNQRYISVKTAEGTRYGALFGYVPGRLLGRNAGPRNTNMLRLGELAAQLHNAADRFQPPAKRWTMDFDFLVTQTLTGLSPLFAQRDRDLAYLHRLADHLQVLLDDTPAGALDFGLCHGDLHTGNVMLSPDGGLTLIDFDWSGYCWRIYDLATLWWTLRDDQSASRWRAVLRGYTSVRKLSHEEKALLPAFVMIREFELLGFQLMMRKHIGDAWIDDNYYDFHMRFIRDWVKQHLGKL comes from the coding sequence ATGCTCAAAGCGCAACATTCTGTTATTCGCCCTGATAGCTTGTTGACGGTGATTAAACGTCATTATCCGACGATTGGTGCAAGTGACTGCAAGATTCTGGCGCTTAACTGCAACGATAATTTTTTCATCAAGGGCAAGCGCCAGGATTACGTGTTCCGTCTGAACCGTAAGGACTGGTGGCCCGTGCTGGATTTCGAGGAAGAACTACGTTTCCTCGAATTCATAAAGCGGCAAAAGATCAGTGCCGTGGTACCGAAGCGTAACAAACATAATCAGCGTTATATTTCGGTAAAGACGGCGGAAGGTACCCGCTACGGCGCGTTGTTTGGCTACGTGCCGGGGCGGTTGCTGGGCAGGAACGCCGGTCCGCGCAATACCAACATGCTACGCCTGGGGGAGCTCGCAGCCCAACTGCATAACGCCGCCGACCGCTTCCAGCCGCCGGCAAAACGCTGGACGATGGATTTTGATTTCCTCGTCACGCAGACCCTGACAGGACTTTCACCGTTGTTCGCGCAGCGTGACAGGGACCTGGCCTACCTGCATCGGCTTGCCGATCATCTACAGGTGTTGCTTGACGACACCCCGGCAGGGGCACTGGACTTTGGCCTGTGTCACGGTGACCTGCATACCGGTAACGTCATGTTGTCGCCCGACGGGGGACTGACCCTGATCGATTTTGACTGGAGTGGCTACTGCTGGCGGATTTATGACCTGGCAACACTGTGGTGGACGCTGCGTGATGATCAAAGTGCCTCCCGCTGGCGCGCTGTCCTGCGCGGCTATACCAGCGTGCGCAAACTGTCGCACGAGGAAAAGGCGCTGTTACCTGCGTTTGTCATGATCCGTGAATTCGAGTTGCTCGGCTTCCAACTAATGATGCGCAAACATATTGGCGACGCCTGGATTGATGATAACTATTACGATTTTCACATGCGCTTCATCAGGGACTGGGTAAAACAACATCTTGGGAAACTGTGA
- a CDS encoding histone deacetylase family protein, with product MFRIRKVLDNTSSANREAISQVLPILAEQFPAARKEEFKKLPEQLHDPLKYEYRSILFVAENGVGKVKGFAMLLHLPDIGIAYLELISAAPGRTGGGIGSTLYEYVREECQLLKVKGLFFECAIDDPEKIKDPAILKQNIARLKFYERYGVYPIINNIYPSPVNPGDQDLYYLMMDDLGTRRKINSALAQKIIRAILERKYGDVLSRSQIDDVVLSFTDDTLRFREPRYVYKPVAINRSHKDKEFIALVVNEGHSIHHVKDRGYVEAPVRLSTILTALDKTQLFKRVEPKRVSEKLIKKVHLPAYVDYLRRACAQMAPGKSMYPLIFPLRNLSRPPKDIELQVGYYCLDTFTPLNSNAYLAARGAVDCAVTAANAVLDGAHIAYALVRPPGHHAERRAFGGFCYFNSAAIAAHHLSDYGKVAILDIDFHHGNGTQDIFYERNDVLTVSIHGDPHFAYPHFAGFKDEIGNKDGEGFNINFPLPEHITAEKYRRTLSTALKRIKVFNPAYLVVCLGLDTAKSDPTGTWDHTFEDFFKIGQLIGAPKYHTVVVQEGGYRTQTLGTNAKHFFQGLWAGFFGQDKAKKK from the coding sequence ATGTTCAGAATTCGTAAAGTTCTCGATAACACCTCCAGCGCTAACCGCGAGGCTATAAGTCAGGTCCTGCCTATTCTTGCCGAGCAATTCCCGGCCGCTCGCAAGGAAGAATTTAAAAAACTCCCGGAACAGCTGCACGACCCACTAAAATATGAATATCGTTCAATCCTGTTCGTTGCAGAAAACGGTGTTGGTAAGGTCAAGGGCTTTGCCATGTTGCTACATTTGCCGGATATCGGCATTGCCTATCTTGAACTGATTTCAGCCGCCCCGGGGCGAACCGGGGGCGGCATTGGCAGCACGCTATATGAATATGTGCGCGAGGAATGTCAGCTACTGAAGGTAAAAGGCTTATTCTTTGAGTGCGCCATCGACGACCCGGAGAAGATTAAAGACCCTGCCATATTGAAACAAAACATAGCTCGCTTAAAGTTTTATGAGCGCTACGGTGTCTACCCGATCATTAACAATATTTATCCGTCCCCCGTGAACCCTGGCGATCAGGATTTATATTACCTGATGATGGACGACCTTGGAACCAGAAGAAAAATAAACTCCGCCCTTGCACAGAAGATTATCCGCGCCATTTTAGAACGCAAATACGGTGATGTACTATCACGATCGCAAATCGATGATGTCGTGCTTTCATTTACTGATGACACACTGCGTTTCCGCGAGCCACGCTATGTATACAAACCTGTCGCCATTAACCGAAGCCACAAGGACAAGGAATTCATTGCGCTGGTCGTAAATGAAGGCCATAGCATTCATCACGTAAAAGACCGTGGTTATGTCGAGGCCCCGGTACGCCTGTCGACCATCCTTACCGCGCTCGATAAAACCCAATTATTTAAGCGTGTTGAACCCAAGCGAGTCAGCGAGAAGTTGATTAAAAAGGTTCACCTGCCTGCCTATGTAGATTACCTACGTCGTGCCTGTGCCCAAATGGCTCCAGGCAAATCTATGTACCCGCTTATCTTCCCGTTGCGTAATTTATCACGCCCGCCAAAAGATATTGAATTGCAGGTGGGTTACTATTGTCTGGATACTTTCACACCGTTAAACAGCAATGCCTATCTGGCTGCTCGTGGCGCAGTAGATTGTGCCGTTACCGCTGCTAATGCGGTATTAGATGGCGCTCACATCGCCTACGCACTGGTGCGTCCGCCGGGCCATCACGCTGAGCGTCGTGCCTTTGGCGGGTTTTGTTATTTTAATTCCGCGGCTATCGCGGCCCATCATCTCAGCGACTATGGCAAAGTTGCTATACTCGATATCGACTTTCATCATGGTAATGGTACGCAGGACATCTTCTATGAACGCAATGATGTGCTCACGGTGTCAATACATGGTGACCCGCACTTCGCATATCCGCACTTTGCTGGTTTTAAAGACGAAATTGGCAATAAAGATGGTGAAGGCTTTAACATTAACTTTCCATTACCGGAACATATTACTGCAGAGAAATATCGCCGTACGCTGTCTACTGCCTTAAAACGTATTAAAGTCTTTAACCCTGCCTACCTGGTGGTCTGTTTGGGACTGGACACCGCCAAATCGGACCCGACCGGGACCTGGGATCATACATTTGAAGACTTTTTTAAAATCGGTCAATTAATCGGAGCACCCAAGTACCACACCGTTGTAGTGCAAGAAGGCGGTTACCGCACACAAACCCTGGGCACCAATGCCAAACATTTTTTTCAGGGATTATGGGCAGGATTCTTTGGGCAGGATAAGGCCAAAAAAAAGTAA
- a CDS encoding choice-of-anchor Q domain-containing protein, with amino-acid sequence MRIQIIKVYLLLLCSSLLISCNNPPTEITIGCDVQELITAINTANNTAGNYHIHLAPGCTYSFTSKDNSNGGHGANALPLITSTIFIEGHQARLERSQSASQQFRLFFISTNGNLRLDDLSIANFYSIGIPDEIDRGGGAIYNDGDLLTVNAVIFEGNHNVANGGAIFNKGTLIIRNNSVFNGNNANIGGALYNTNITNIATYIEDSRFENNIAQTGGAIYNTGGDSDLSINTSEFTDNVAFDDGGAIYTSHGEVLIYSSTFSDNRAIHAANPGSRGGAIFCGDCTLSLQQSTFKLNRADGEGGAIYNHDGDLRSIQKTTFDNNLSDRDGAGLYNLSGTFTMKEVSFVFNNADPFQASGGAIYNGGTGTIEKAYLAANVAEHGGAIYNNGSMSVLNSTFSVNSAREDGGHIYNGQQFDISFSTLAESQAYHGRAIFNAGSSLRIKSSILYNTTVHQNCTDQSGTLQALGVNLDNVGDCPGFSIVADPTLDAVKNNGGYAPTYGLLSGSPAIGATNDCTDHNGITVNQDQRNVARPQPPSTGWCDLGAYEGEVIPAAPPAPPLSKNTSNQSIEHENL; translated from the coding sequence ATGCGAATTCAGATTATAAAAGTTTATCTCCTTTTGCTTTGCAGTTCTTTATTAATCTCCTGCAATAATCCACCGACAGAAATCACAATTGGTTGTGATGTACAGGAATTAATCACTGCTATTAACACAGCTAATAATACGGCCGGTAATTATCATATTCATCTGGCACCAGGTTGCACTTATAGCTTCACTTCAAAAGATAACAGTAATGGTGGACATGGTGCCAATGCACTTCCCCTCATTACTAGCACCATTTTCATAGAAGGTCATCAGGCACGCCTCGAGCGTTCTCAGTCGGCATCGCAGCAATTCCGCCTTTTCTTCATCTCGACTAATGGCAATCTCCGTTTAGACGATCTAAGCATCGCTAATTTCTATAGCATTGGCATTCCTGACGAGATCGATCGTGGTGGCGGTGCAATCTATAATGATGGCGACTTGCTCACTGTTAACGCTGTTATCTTCGAAGGCAACCACAATGTTGCAAATGGCGGCGCCATCTTTAACAAAGGCACTTTGATTATCCGTAATAATAGTGTGTTTAATGGCAATAACGCGAATATTGGCGGAGCGCTATACAACACAAACATAACAAACATCGCTACATATATCGAAGATAGCCGCTTTGAAAACAATATTGCCCAAACTGGCGGTGCAATATACAACACCGGCGGTGATTCGGACTTATCAATCAACACAAGTGAATTTACCGACAATGTTGCATTCGACGATGGCGGCGCCATTTATACTTCACATGGTGAAGTATTGATTTACTCTAGTACTTTTTCTGACAACCGCGCTATTCATGCGGCCAATCCAGGCAGTCGTGGCGGCGCCATTTTTTGTGGAGATTGCACACTCTCCCTGCAACAAAGCACTTTCAAGCTCAACCGCGCCGATGGCGAAGGTGGCGCAATATATAACCATGACGGTGATTTACGTTCTATACAAAAAACCACCTTTGACAACAACCTTTCTGATAGAGATGGTGCTGGCTTGTATAATCTTTCTGGCACCTTCACCATGAAGGAAGTTTCCTTCGTGTTTAATAACGCTGACCCCTTTCAGGCCAGTGGCGGCGCAATCTACAATGGCGGAACCGGAACTATCGAGAAAGCTTATCTGGCTGCGAACGTCGCCGAGCATGGTGGGGCCATATACAACAACGGCTCAATGAGCGTGCTTAACAGTACTTTTAGTGTAAACAGTGCCCGCGAAGATGGTGGCCATATCTACAATGGGCAACAATTTGATATCAGTTTTAGTACATTAGCTGAATCCCAGGCTTATCATGGGCGAGCTATATTCAATGCTGGTAGCAGTTTACGCATCAAAAGTTCAATTCTTTATAATACCACCGTCCACCAAAACTGCACCGATCAATCCGGTACACTGCAAGCACTCGGGGTGAATCTCGATAATGTTGGAGATTGCCCTGGCTTTAGTATCGTCGCTGATCCCACTCTCGATGCAGTGAAGAACAATGGCGGTTATGCGCCAACCTATGGCCTGCTTTCCGGCAGCCCTGCCATCGGCGCGACAAATGATTGCACCGACCATAACGGCATAACTGTCAACCAGGATCAACGCAACGTCGCTCGACCACAACCACCGTCCACTGGTTGGTGTGATCTCGGTGCTTACGAGGGTGAAGTTATTCCTGCAGCGCCTCCCGCACCACCTCTTTCCAAGAATACGTCTAACCAGAGTATCGAACATGAAAACCTATAA
- a CDS encoding class I SAM-dependent methyltransferase yields the protein MKSLPSKPHLEFLKKEAKALRALHRQGDRACCARLRDNDSAYKNLSDTEILTAKFSINDAQRIVAREYGYSSWATLKRYVESINLPLYNKVADRQGYHRTITDSYDERSKNYDNSEWHRGIAIQAVDYCPPGPGDAVLDVATGTGTIAFYAAERVGPAGHVIGVDISRGMLDKCNEKLAATELDNLEFMYADGENLDFPANSFDRIYCTSAIFWMSNLQATLRHWFELLKPGGHVGFNATPSNSFFWGDGARRAMAKHGYEFTCNIPAGDYDNARDMLELAGFDNFRLYEENDGEYLEVDDDMGDFLSLKSYSPGQYPHPLQGMTEETRQRIQQDYEADIRQRATDKGAWHDMTQYYIYGQKPANQQKQGGQ from the coding sequence ATGAAATCTCTACCCAGCAAACCACATCTCGAGTTTCTGAAAAAAGAAGCTAAAGCCCTGCGTGCGCTTCACCGACAGGGCGATCGCGCGTGTTGTGCACGCCTGCGCGACAACGATAGCGCTTATAAAAACCTGTCTGATACCGAGATCCTGACCGCGAAGTTCTCGATCAACGATGCGCAGCGCATTGTCGCCCGTGAATACGGCTACTCCAGCTGGGCGACGCTCAAGCGCTATGTCGAGTCGATCAATTTACCCCTGTATAACAAGGTCGCTGACAGGCAGGGCTATCACCGTACGATTACCGATTCATACGATGAGCGCAGCAAAAACTATGACAACAGTGAGTGGCACAGGGGGATTGCGATTCAGGCGGTCGACTATTGCCCGCCTGGCCCGGGTGATGCAGTGCTTGACGTGGCGACCGGGACGGGCACGATTGCCTTTTATGCCGCCGAGCGGGTTGGCCCGGCTGGCCATGTGATTGGCGTCGATATTTCCCGGGGCATGCTCGACAAGTGCAACGAAAAGCTTGCCGCAACCGAGCTCGATAACCTCGAGTTTATGTATGCGGATGGCGAAAACCTGGATTTTCCGGCCAACAGTTTTGATCGCATTTACTGCACTTCGGCGATTTTCTGGATGAGTAACCTGCAGGCGACGTTACGTCACTGGTTTGAGCTGCTGAAACCCGGTGGCCATGTCGGGTTCAATGCCACGCCGTCGAACTCCTTCTTCTGGGGTGATGGTGCGCGTCGCGCCATGGCAAAACATGGTTATGAGTTCACCTGCAATATCCCGGCGGGCGATTACGACAATGCCCGCGACATGCTCGAACTGGCGGGTTTTGATAATTTTCGTCTTTATGAAGAGAACGACGGAGAGTATCTGGAGGTTGATGACGATATGGGTGATTTCCTGAGCTTGAAATCGTATTCGCCGGGACAGTACCCGCACCCTCTGCAAGGCATGACAGAAGAAACCCGCCAGCGTATCCAGCAGGATTACGAGGCCGATATCCGCCAGCGTGCCACCGATAAGGGCGCATGGCATGATATGACGCAGTATTATATCTATGGCCAGAAACCCGCTAACCAACAAAAACAAGGGGGACAGTGA
- a CDS encoding DUF502 domain-containing protein has protein sequence MLKSISKTFLTGLITLLPVALTFYLLYWFVVSTEAALGSVIRLVLPENLYWPGMGSMAGLVMIFLVGLLMHAYVVQRLFAWGEQILYHLPLVKSVYRAIRDFFDYFSPDKQKEFEQVVAVAIGDTGMQVIGFVTQAVPERLPEGFREEGSILVYLPLSYMIGGYAVLMPRSAVRPLDMSMEEAMRFTLTAGIKGRGKGGMGW, from the coding sequence ATGCTGAAATCCATAAGCAAAACCTTTCTTACCGGCCTGATTACCCTCCTGCCGGTCGCACTCACGTTTTATCTCCTCTACTGGTTCGTGGTTTCGACGGAGGCTGCGCTGGGGAGCGTGATTCGATTGGTGCTACCGGAAAATCTGTACTGGCCCGGCATGGGCTCAATGGCCGGCCTGGTGATGATATTTTTGGTCGGACTGCTGATGCATGCTTACGTGGTGCAACGTCTATTTGCCTGGGGAGAGCAGATTCTTTACCACTTGCCGCTGGTTAAATCGGTATATAGAGCTATCCGCGATTTCTTTGACTATTTCTCTCCGGATAAACAAAAGGAGTTCGAGCAGGTAGTCGCCGTTGCGATAGGCGACACAGGCATGCAGGTGATTGGCTTCGTTACTCAGGCGGTACCAGAACGCCTGCCAGAAGGCTTTCGGGAAGAAGGCAGCATCCTGGTTTATCTACCCCTGAGCTACATGATTGGCGGTTATGCCGTGCTGATGCCACGCAGTGCCGTACGTCCCCTGGACATGAGCATGGAAGAGGCTATGCGCTTCACGCTGACCGCCGGAATTAAAGGCAGGGGCAAAGGTGGAATGGGTTGGTAA
- a CDS encoding aminotransferase class V-fold PLP-dependent enzyme: MNGITRRRFLGYIAGLASASSVPLTLLSDPRQAIAGVAYNPGSSSVLKDIEDMINQWSMEGAQRFAGDKLEPSNELQWQRLIDFYFPPRDKTGPVPYCTSVNAANLCPSLRYVDEMVQWVDNVLARDISFPLRGELATASQAYATDAIKTWIGQGASTCAPPCLMALTRNTTEGNNILNNGLVDSGYFNPSQDNVVVWDQNHPTNFQAWKYRKATKKWDDGSVRIIGTDLFAQQPSSNMRIPSDPQSIDPIIKALDTAMDKHTRVVSLSWQSNECGMLLPMGDVVEFIRKKYGNNVHIHADSAQTFGVLDLKLGGLDVDSIAGSFHKWPCGPKMVGLLYMRADNSPAERFLPNNWGYDEYIKTPEDYGYDAAKGEIDADAKRFSYLGQQNDATLVSTWITALFHTGRFHPNVNPKVIENRIAHLGNLTKDALYAGLPQVIKDFKERPYYYIATPTTHASLRSSVFLFKTPPGIDPGSVMQHVYTEHGYAIAALAGLLRIAPTINNTKTDIDNVVKAVIDVIKKMQKGKLPKNIHQRSYA, from the coding sequence ATGAACGGAATCACACGTCGTCGGTTTCTTGGTTATATAGCGGGGCTTGCCTCCGCTTCCTCGGTACCCCTCACACTCTTATCCGATCCGCGTCAGGCCATTGCCGGTGTCGCGTATAATCCTGGTTCGTCGTCGGTCCTTAAAGACATTGAGGACATGATCAATCAATGGTCCATGGAAGGCGCTCAGCGGTTCGCGGGCGACAAGCTTGAACCGAGTAATGAGCTGCAATGGCAGCGGCTGATCGATTTTTATTTTCCTCCACGTGACAAGACAGGGCCTGTCCCTTATTGCACCTCCGTGAACGCGGCCAACCTCTGTCCGTCGCTAAGGTACGTCGATGAGATGGTGCAATGGGTAGATAACGTACTGGCACGTGATATCTCTTTTCCGCTGCGCGGCGAGTTGGCCACGGCAAGTCAGGCTTATGCTACGGACGCAATCAAGACCTGGATCGGCCAGGGGGCATCGACCTGCGCCCCGCCGTGCCTGATGGCACTGACGCGCAACACCACCGAGGGCAACAATATCCTGAACAATGGCCTGGTCGATTCGGGTTATTTCAATCCGTCGCAGGACAATGTCGTCGTCTGGGATCAGAATCACCCGACCAATTTCCAAGCCTGGAAGTACCGTAAGGCGACAAAGAAATGGGATGATGGCTCGGTCAGAATCATAGGTACCGATCTGTTTGCCCAACAGCCGAGCAGTAATATGCGCATCCCTTCCGACCCGCAAAGTATTGACCCGATCATCAAGGCACTTGATACGGCGATGGACAAGCACACCCGCGTGGTCAGTCTGTCCTGGCAGTCAAACGAATGTGGCATGTTGCTGCCCATGGGTGATGTGGTCGAATTCATCCGTAAGAAATACGGCAATAATGTCCACATTCATGCAGACTCCGCGCAGACCTTCGGTGTACTTGACCTCAAGCTCGGTGGCCTGGACGTGGACAGCATCGCCGGAAGCTTCCATAAGTGGCCCTGCGGCCCGAAGATGGTCGGCCTGCTTTACATGCGTGCTGATAATAGCCCGGCCGAACGCTTTTTACCGAACAACTGGGGTTATGATGAATACATTAAAACACCCGAGGACTATGGCTATGACGCGGCCAAGGGTGAGATCGATGCGGATGCCAAGCGCTTTTCCTACCTTGGTCAGCAAAATGACGCGACCCTGGTCTCAACATGGATTACCGCGCTTTTTCACACGGGGCGCTTTCACCCGAACGTCAATCCAAAGGTGATCGAGAACCGCATCGCACATCTTGGCAACCTGACCAAAGACGCCCTTTACGCAGGTTTGCCACAGGTCATCAAGGACTTCAAAGAAAGGCCCTACTATTATATTGCCACACCTACCACCCATGCCTCGCTGCGCAGCTCCGTCTTTTTGTTCAAGACGCCACCAGGCATCGACCCGGGAAGTGTTATGCAGCATGTCTATACTGAACACGGTTACGCCATTGCCGCACTCGCAGGTCTGCTACGCATTGCACCGACCATCAACAATACCAAGACAGACATTGACAATGTTGTAAAGGCTGTGATCGATGTTATCAAGAAGATGCAGAAAGGTAAGCTACCGAAAAATATACATCAGCGGAGTTATGCGTAA
- a CDS encoding GlcG/HbpS family heme-binding protein → MHISKLSLLPMLAAVVATPLLAEEPMTISVKRLTLDTASRIAQAAIKQCRKEGVQIAVTVVDRAGHPQVVMRDVLAMDITLTISKQKAHTAMAFNTPLSEMEDRFKGAYAVPKIDGLVVSAGGLPINIAGTILGGVGVSGAPSGVTDEKCAKAGVDAVRADLELEG, encoded by the coding sequence ATGCATATATCCAAACTGTCTTTACTGCCTATGCTTGCTGCAGTCGTCGCGACGCCTCTACTGGCCGAGGAACCCATGACCATCAGTGTCAAGCGTCTGACCCTGGATACAGCGAGCCGCATCGCCCAGGCCGCCATTAAGCAGTGTCGCAAGGAAGGGGTGCAGATTGCCGTCACCGTCGTGGATCGCGCTGGCCACCCGCAGGTCGTAATGCGTGATGTACTGGCCATGGATATTACCCTGACCATCAGTAAACAAAAGGCCCACACGGCTATGGCCTTCAATACCCCACTTTCCGAAATGGAAGACCGTTTCAAGGGCGCTTACGCGGTACCCAAGATCGACGGACTGGTGGTCAGTGCCGGCGGTCTACCCATTAATATTGCTGGTACGATCCTCGGTGGCGTTGGTGTCAGTGGTGCACCTTCAGGCGTGACGGATGAAAAATGTGCCAAGGCCGGTGTGGATGCGGTACGCGCGGATCTGGAACTAGAAGGCTAG
- a CDS encoding DUF6498-containing protein, whose translation MNIPKPLFITLLVLLNAVPVYGVFQWGWKSFDLIFLYWLENLIIGVFMILRIVARRYSHPIELALPLFLAPFFTLHYGLFSYGHGTFIINLFGKGLEGELAGMHIPEIILPLIESRHLFWPVLALFAYQLIDWIRDTSERGFGSDGIKDLTTAPYRRILVLHITILASGFALGAMDEPLTGLLLLIIFKTGMDIYHWDKDEKAAAPKDIQPVMNEKIKKRIDAFLDKPTITVNGEEIRYNNFDEMKASKHYNLMRSIVRMVGGGKHMQDIEAYIEQQAKQRDI comes from the coding sequence TTGAATATACCCAAGCCTCTGTTTATTACCCTGCTGGTGTTACTGAATGCCGTACCGGTCTATGGCGTGTTCCAGTGGGGCTGGAAGAGTTTTGACCTGATCTTTCTTTACTGGCTTGAGAATCTCATTATCGGCGTGTTTATGATCCTTCGTATAGTGGCACGCCGCTATAGCCACCCCATTGAGTTGGCCTTGCCGCTTTTTTTAGCGCCCTTCTTTACCCTGCATTACGGCTTGTTCTCTTATGGCCACGGCACATTTATTATCAACCTGTTTGGTAAGGGACTGGAAGGTGAACTCGCTGGAATGCACATTCCGGAAATTATACTGCCGCTTATTGAAAGTCGTCATTTATTCTGGCCAGTGCTGGCATTGTTTGCCTACCAACTCATTGACTGGATAAGGGATACCAGTGAGCGGGGGTTTGGCAGTGATGGCATTAAGGATCTAACGACCGCACCGTATCGACGTATTCTGGTGCTGCATATCACCATCCTCGCATCGGGCTTTGCACTAGGTGCAATGGATGAGCCTTTAACAGGGTTACTTCTTCTCATTATTTTTAAGACGGGCATGGATATCTATCATTGGGACAAAGACGAGAAGGCCGCAGCACCCAAAGATATACAGCCGGTAATGAATGAAAAGATTAAAAAAAGGATCGATGCCTTTCTGGATAAGCCGACGATTACGGTTAATGGCGAGGAGATTCGTTACAACAACTTCGACGAGATGAAAGCATCAAAGCACTACAATTTAATGCGCTCCATCGTGCGCATGGTCGGTGGCGGCAAACACATGCAAGACATTGAGGCATATATAGAACAACAAGCCAAGCAACGTGATATATAG
- a CDS encoding DUF2931 family protein: MRAEPYKIFVLTVILWFFVDYYAIAKNMTEFTWGATECAPKGYPMEIISGTFLFKGEDHGLYIPAGGTLTGGWGNSLSNHGSILHSLPDRLKITFFSYAEKKFYHGEFALPYDRLVALFQEGVQTGEVFPVYTKMMAGIAPGGVVSVWVTGKSKVEVFFGQAEETHLDPSIAFDLPFDSAEEADDYMAKGLLESVSPDELRSIKENGIPFDLWSRYRNRYHWFPRAKEGYVHSFSVHYVNGESEKGHFPFVDSENKLRLLPVPRQLLFETKDHIYDVHFDHLEIVAAFEQLNAHENLTEEQRRIALELDLQYPRSNSRAKVYNAKESIELEKVVFDDW, from the coding sequence ATGAGAGCAGAACCGTATAAGATTTTTGTTTTAACTGTTATATTATGGTTCTTTGTCGACTACTATGCGATAGCAAAAAATATGACAGAATTTACATGGGGAGCCACGGAATGTGCGCCCAAAGGCTACCCGATGGAAATTATCAGTGGTACTTTTCTTTTTAAAGGGGAAGACCACGGCCTGTATATTCCTGCTGGTGGCACACTAACGGGCGGTTGGGGGAATTCCTTGTCTAATCATGGAAGTATTCTTCATAGTTTACCGGATCGCCTGAAAATCACGTTTTTCTCTTACGCGGAAAAAAAATTCTATCATGGTGAATTTGCTCTGCCTTACGATCGGTTGGTTGCTTTATTCCAGGAAGGCGTGCAAACCGGCGAAGTATTTCCAGTATATACGAAAATGATGGCAGGCATTGCGCCAGGTGGTGTAGTGTCTGTGTGGGTAACAGGAAAATCAAAAGTGGAAGTTTTCTTTGGGCAAGCCGAAGAAACGCATCTCGATCCGAGTATTGCATTTGATTTGCCATTTGATTCGGCAGAAGAGGCAGATGATTATATGGCAAAAGGATTACTTGAGTCAGTTTCTCCTGATGAGCTGAGGTCAATAAAAGAGAATGGCATTCCTTTTGATTTGTGGTCACGTTATCGAAATCGATACCACTGGTTTCCAAGGGCCAAGGAAGGCTACGTACACAGTTTTAGTGTCCACTATGTGAATGGCGAGAGTGAGAAAGGGCATTTTCCGTTTGTGGATTCGGAAAACAAACTGCGTTTACTACCGGTTCCGCGTCAGTTACTGTTCGAGACAAAAGACCACATCTACGATGTTCATTTTGACCATCTTGAAATTGTAGCTGCATTTGAGCAGTTGAACGCACATGAAAATTTAACAGAAGAACAAAGGAGAATTGCACTTGAACTGGATTTGCAATACCCCCGCTCAAACAGTCGAGCGAAGGTGTACAATGCAAAAGAGTCGATCGAGCTTGAAAAAGTTGTCTTTGATGATTGGTAG